In Pelosinus sp. UFO1, one genomic interval encodes:
- a CDS encoding ECF transporter S component yields MNVIRKLNVRDIVFVGMLAAMCTIATTIKVPFGVGAMVHLGSAFLYTTGIIFGGVYAGLAGAIGSAFYDIVMGFSPYTLWSFVIKGIAGLIVGFVAKGLWPEASRNSKMTGAQLMIRAFFACVLAALWTLAGYILAWWYVTGSLATAIANIPSSLMTSSAGLIVALILGPRLRKIIGQ; encoded by the coding sequence ATGAATGTAATACGGAAATTAAATGTGAGAGATATTGTATTTGTCGGTATGTTGGCTGCCATGTGTACTATTGCCACAACCATTAAAGTTCCCTTTGGTGTGGGCGCTATGGTGCATCTCGGTTCTGCCTTCTTATATACAACAGGAATCATCTTTGGCGGGGTATATGCAGGATTAGCGGGAGCCATTGGTTCGGCCTTTTATGACATAGTCATGGGTTTTTCTCCTTATACGTTATGGTCCTTTGTTATTAAGGGAATTGCTGGATTGATCGTTGGCTTCGTTGCTAAAGGACTTTGGCCTGAAGCAAGTAGAAATAGTAAAATGACAGGTGCTCAATTAATGATCCGTGCTTTTTTTGCCTGTGTTTTAGCAGCATTATGGACATTAGCAGGTTATATTTTAGCTTGGTGGTATGTGACTGGTAGCTTGGCTACTGCGATTGCCAATATACCTAGCTCCTTGATGACGTCAAGCGCCGGTCTTATCGTTGCCCTGATTCTAGGGCCAAGGCTTCGCAAGATAATAGGTCAATAA
- a CDS encoding pyridoxamine kinase, translating to MKNFVPRVAAIHDISCFGRCSLTVIMPILSAMGVQVCPLPTAVLSTHLGGFTDLAFYDFTSHMPDFFHHWKREGIAFDCIYSGFLASEEQIDVVQQFIDEFSSNHPLVVVDPVMGDDGKLYSIYTPQMQEQMKRLVKRADILTPNYTEACFLLGETYQGQVCDVAQMKKWLLRLAEFGPTTVVMTGIPFEHGKILTIGYDQKEDIFFDIVTDHIPAKYPGTGDIFSSVLIGSLLHKDSLPVAMERAVNFVGLAIKTTFQADTPTREGVVVERVLPWLCREVWEK from the coding sequence ATGAAAAATTTTGTGCCGAGGGTAGCGGCTATTCATGATATTTCCTGTTTTGGACGTTGCTCCTTAACGGTGATTATGCCTATATTATCTGCTATGGGGGTTCAAGTGTGCCCTCTACCAACGGCTGTATTAAGCACTCATTTAGGTGGTTTTACAGACTTAGCGTTTTATGACTTTACGAGTCATATGCCCGATTTTTTTCATCACTGGAAGAGAGAAGGCATAGCTTTTGATTGTATTTATAGTGGTTTTCTTGCTTCTGAGGAACAGATCGATGTGGTACAGCAATTTATTGATGAGTTTTCCTCAAATCATCCTCTTGTGGTGGTAGATCCAGTAATGGGAGATGATGGGAAATTATATTCTATTTATACACCACAAATGCAGGAACAAATGAAAAGATTAGTAAAAAGGGCAGATATTCTGACACCTAATTACACAGAAGCCTGTTTTTTATTAGGAGAAACCTATCAAGGGCAAGTTTGTGATGTAGCACAAATGAAAAAATGGCTGCTACGATTAGCTGAGTTTGGCCCCACTACTGTAGTCATGACTGGAATTCCCTTTGAACATGGGAAGATTCTTACCATCGGATATGATCAGAAAGAGGATATATTTTTTGATATTGTAACTGATCACATACCCGCGAAATATCCTGGAACGGGAGATATTTTTTCTAGCGTCCTGATTGGTTCATTATTACATAAAGATTCTTTGCCAGTAGCTATGGAGCGAGCCGTGAATTTCGTTGGGCTTGCAATTAAAACCACCTTTCAAGCCGATACTCCTACTCGTGAGGGGGTAGTAGTGGAAAGAGTATTGCCTTGGCTTTGCCGAGAGGTTTGGGAAAAATAA